A window of the Salvelinus alpinus chromosome 3, SLU_Salpinus.1, whole genome shotgun sequence genome harbors these coding sequences:
- the LOC139569872 gene encoding mucin-2-like → MYPTRIISGTSPSTETTTDSTNRSGTSPSTETTTDSTNRSGTSPSTETPTDSTNRSGTSPSTENPTDSTNISGTSPSTETPTDSTNRSGTSPSTENPTDSTNISGTSPSTETTTDSTNISGTSPGTSPSTETTTDSTNRSGTSPSTENPTDSTNISGTSPSTENPTDSTNISGTSLSTETTTDSTNRSGTSPSTETTTDSTNRSGTSPSTETPTDSTNRSGTSPSTENPTDSTNRSGTSPSTENPTDSTNISGTSPSTETTTDSTNISGTSPGTSPSTETTTDSTNRSGTSPSTENPTDSTNISGTSPSTENPTDSTNISGTSLSTETPTDSTNRSGTSLSTETPTDSTNISGTSPGTSPSTETPTDSTNRSGTSPSTENPTDSTNISGTSPGTSPSTETTTDSTKRSGTSPSTETPTDSTNISGTSPSTETTTDSTNRSGTSPSTETPTDSTNRSGTSPCTETTTDSTNISGTSPSTVTPTDSTNRSGTSPSTDTPSCLMTDL, encoded by the exons ATGTACCCTACACG aataatatctGGCACCAGTCCCTCCACTGAGACCACTACagacagcactaacagatctggcACCAGTCCCTCCACTGAGACCACTACagacagcactaacagatctggcACCAGTCCCTCCACTGAGACCCCTACagacagcactaacagatctggtACCAGTCCCTCCACTGAGAATCCTACAGACAGCACTAACATATCTGGCACCAGTCCCTCCACTGAGACCCCTACagacagcactaacagatctggtACCAGTCCCTCCACTGAGAATCCTACAGACAGCACTAACATATCTGGCACCAGTCCCTCCACTGAGACCACTACAGACAGCACTAACATATCTGGCACCAGTCCCGGCACCAGTCCCTCCACTGAGACCACTACagacagcactaacagatctggtACCAGTCCCTCCACTGAGAATCCTACAGACAGCACTAACATATCTGGCACCAGTCCCTCCACTGAGAATCCTACAGACAGCACTAACATATCTGGCACCAGTCTCTCCACTGAGACCACTACagacagcactaacagatctggcACCAGTCCCTCCACTGAGACCACTACagacagcactaacagatctggcACCAGTCCCTCCACTGAGACCCCTACagacagcactaacagatctggtACCAGTCCCTCCACTGAGAATCCTACagacagcactaacagatctggtACCAGTCCCTCCACTGAGAATCCTACAGACAGCACTAACATATCTGGCACCAGTCCCTCCACTGAGACCACTACAGACAGCACTAACATATCTGGCACCAGTCCCGGCACCAGTCCCTCCACTGAGACCACTACagacagcactaacagatctggtACCAGTCCCTCCACTGAGAATCCTACAGACAGCACTAACATATCTGGCACCAGTCCCTCCACTGAGAATCCTACAGACAGCACTAACATATCTGGCACCAGTCTCTCCACTGAGACTCCTACagacagcactaacagatctggcACCAGTCTCTCCACTGAGACCCCTACAGACAGCACTAACATATCTGGCACCAGTCCCGGCACCAGTCCCTCCACTGAGACCCCTACagacagcactaacagatctggtACCAGTCCCTCCACTGAGAATCCTACAGACAGCACTAACATATCTGGCACCAGTCCCGGCACCAGTCCCTCCACTGAGACCACTACAGACAGCACTAAAAGATCTGGCACCAGTCCCTCCACTGAGACTCCTACAGACAGCACTAACATATCTGGCACCAGTCCCTCCACTGAGACCACTACagacagcactaacagatctggcACCAGTCCCTCCACTGAGACCCCTACagacagcactaacagatctggcACCAGTCCCTGCACTGAGACCACTACAGACAGCACTAACATATCTGGTACCAGTCCCTCCACTGTGACCCCTACagacagcactaacagatctggcACCAGTCCCTCCACTGACACCCCTAGCTGTCTGATGACAGACCTCTAG